Within the Setaria viridis chromosome 3, Setaria_viridis_v4.0, whole genome shotgun sequence genome, the region aaattattaaAATATTCGAACTTATTGGCCAACCGTTTATGTTGCTTTTACTCGATATAGGAAAGTATATTCGTCACCGACATTACCCACGTCCGGCTCATCAAATATGTCTGTGTCAAGCTGCTCTATTCCTCCTGCCGATTCCAATCGCCATGTCTTTTGCATTTGGCTTTTGCTTGTGGTTCTCCATGGCTGGCCACATGACCCTTTGGCGTTGTGTCCTCTCTCGTGCTGAGCCTTTGCTCCTACCCGTCCCGGTGTTGTGCTTGTGCCGCTCCTGGTCACTGCCTGGCTGTGCAGCAGCTAATGGTTCACGGTCACTTGTCTTCGTGACATAAACTGGGGCATGTCTCGTTGGATAATGAGCAAAGGATGGCCTAAATGGTTTGAGGGAGCGTCGAATTCTCGGACCGAGAAGACAGCTTTAATCTGGTATTTAATGGAATGAGTAACCTTCTTCCGGAAAAGAATAGAAGACTCGGTCCAGAAATATGCATTCATGATATTTCTAGTATAGTTCACTTGAGTAATGATCAGCCTTACCACAAACAACAAAAACAAGAATTGGGTTGATGGTTGGTCTGTTTGAACGGTGATACGTGTTGTCGGAGTGAGCTTGTTGAAGCATGATGCAGAGTTCATTAACAGCAAGGACTAGTGAGCCATAGTAGTATCAAAAGCTTCCTGGTGACTGATGAGAAAGGATTCAAAGACAGTGGTTTCGTTACACAAAAATAGGTGCCAACACAAAGCACATCAAAATATGGCATACGATAGTGTTGACAACAAAGGTCTCCATCCAAACATCATATAATAATATGATCAAGTTGGTCGAATTGAATGATACATATGTCAGTACTGTCAAAATGTTTTCTCTTTCAAAAGTAAGAGCATTCTTCCCCATTTCAACAGCACTCCGATCAGTCTCCCATAAGACAAACAATTGATGAATCACGTGAACAAACAGTTACACATTTTACAATGGTGAGTTGTACTTACAGATTTGTCTTTATATGTAAGGATCTGAGCTCTATATGTTGATATACCACCTATACCGATCATCAGATACCAATAGGTGTCATAGTAGTTACCAATTCACAGCCAGCAAAAATGATCTGTCTAAAATATCAAGTTGTCATTTAATTCTACACGGATCTAGTTACATTAGAAATAGAGGCCACCAATTTGTTTCGTGTATGCTGTTCAGAGCCAGGGGACTTGATAACAAAGGAATGCACAACTGTACCATTGTTGGCTGTGACCTTTGATTCACCTACTTTGACTTCTGCCTCTTCAAATGCTTGAAGGACCTTCTTTATTGGATGGTTATCAATCGGTGACACTACTTGAACAAGAATCTCACCATGCACCACCTGGATGTCTACTTCAGGCCTAGTTGTTTGCTCACTGGCATCTACCTTGCCACACTCCAAGAGCTTCTCACGCTCTGCTTCCATCTTCTCCAGCTTCTTCTTGAGATCAGTTATATGTGTTACAGCATCTTCCAGAATGGATGCTTTGTCCATTTTTGAGATGTTGGGCACAATGGCTCTCAGTGCACAGAACCGCTTGTTGAGCTTTTCCCTCCTTTGGCGCTCAGCCTCAACATGGCTAAGTGGTTGCTCCTCCCTCCTGTTCGTTGGcttcctttcccttttccttGGCTGTCGGTCCTCTCTTTCCTCCTTAAAAAGGCCGTCAATACCACCATTTTCCCCATCCAACATTGCTTTTTGTGAAATCAAAACACCAAACTTGGAACTGGACCCTACACGAAAATCTATTTGCATTGGTCCCCGGGGCTGAGGTGGTGGTTGGGTCAAGATCTGCTCTGGCTTCTGAAGCTGAAATGGGCTCACTCCAGTGACAGGAGTAGATCCATTGCTGCGATGTGCAGCCTCACTTGTCACAACTAAGATACCATTGCCAAACTTCTGCTGATGAGAATTTAGGCCTCGAGCCTGACTCCATGTGAAATTCTGCAGACCTTTCCGGAGATTGGGTAGCAACATGTTGTCACCACCACTGCTCTTCTGTTCATCCCTTGAGCCTCCATCCACCTTTGATGGGTCAGCTCCTTCGGTGGCTGAAGGTTGGCTGATATTCAAATCCTTCCCAAAAATCTTTGTTGAACCTGGTGACATTTGGACAGAAGTATTCTCCTCATGCTTCTCAATGGCTGCCCTGGTACTGTACGTCCCAAGAAACAAGGACCTTATAGTTTGCAGAGCTTCAGCACTCTCAGGTACATTCTGGGTTGAGCCTACCTCGAGTACACCGGCTTTGAATGGCACAAGCACAATAGTCTTAAGCCCTGCTGCATTTGCAAGGAAACCCCGGTAACAATAATTTGCTGGGGAAACCTTGAGCTCATTGTTTGGAATCCAAAGGGGTCTGCCTGCAGCAAACACTTTCCCAGGACCACCAACATGACGTGGAAATGAAAAATACATAGATGCTAGAAAGAATATCTCTGTGTCAGTGACCTGGTCAATTCCAGGAGCATAATCCTCCTCATCAGCCCCAGCAAATGCTGTGTGCAGCCTCTGCAGCACCCGCTTCCGTATCTTCTGTCTAGTCACTGAAGATGCATCACCAGCACCAACAGAAGTAGCAAAACCAATCTCACCATCATGGGGTTCACGGCAGGATCCATCACCCCAGCCAAGAACAACGGCACCAGACTTTGTGCGTGCAAGTTGCCAGAAGATGGCATAGTTCCAATGAAGGCTCTGACCATCAGCCTCAACCAGGTTCTGAAGTTTATTTTGCAGATCTGCCAACACAGATGCTGCTACAAGACCTTCAGATATGGCACCACCACATTTTGTAAGATACGTGTAGGCATCCGAGCCCAGAACAGAAGCACAGAGGGCTTTGTCTTCCTCACTCCAGAACCCTCCAATGCTTACCTCCTCGATCTCTGTCTTCATCAGAGCATTGCCTGCTCAAAAGTGCTATTAGTCAGGTAAAAGGAACAAGACAACCATAACAATTCCTGCATTGGTTGGCTAACCCAACAATTTGAAAACAAAAGTAATGCTGAAAGAATGCATTTCCAATTCCTTTTCCTTGCCACAAGGAATGCAGGTTATCAACCACCTACAACACAAATGATAATGTGGGTATAACTTGAATTTGTGGATACTATATGTACACGGGACACATTAGGAGTAGAAAAGCATTCTacttttgttttgaaaaagcTCTCAGTTCAGATAGAATGAGGGTCTCCAAAACCCAATGGCATAGGTTTAAATCCTACAGAGCGTGATTCCATCTACCGTATGATGAAACAGAGTAAATAAAACAACTTAAAAGAAA harbors:
- the LOC117850161 gene encoding transcription factor MTB1 → MKTEIEEVSIGGFWSEEDKALCASVLGSDAYTYLTKCGGAISEGLVAASVLADLQNKLQNLVEADGQSLHWNYAIFWQLARTKSGAVVLGWGDGSCREPHDGEIGFATSVGAGDASSVTRQKIRKRVLQRLHTAFAGADEEDYAPGIDQVTDTEIFFLASMYFSFPRHVGGPGKVFAAGRPLWIPNNELKVSPANYCYRGFLANAAGLKTIVLVPFKAGVLEVGSTQNVPESAEALQTIRSLFLGTYSTRAAIEKHEENTSVQMSPGSTKIFGKDLNISQPSATEGADPSKVDGGSRDEQKSSGGDNMLLPNLRKGLQNFTWSQARGLNSHQQKFGNGILVVTSEAAHRSNGSTPVTGVSPFQLQKPEQILTQPPPQPRGPMQIDFRVGSSSKFGVLISQKAMLDGENGGIDGLFKEEREDRQPRKRERKPTNRREEQPLSHVEAERQRREKLNKRFCALRAIVPNISKMDKASILEDAVTHITDLKKKLEKMEAEREKLLECGKVDASEQTTRPEVDIQVVHGEILVQVVSPIDNHPIKKVLQAFEEAEVKVGESKVTANNGTVVHSFVIKSPGSEQHTRNKLVASISNVTRSV